AATGTCGTCTCCGCCCGGATGGTCTGGGGCGACTCCGCGTGGCGGGCGACGAACCTCTCCCCCATGGAGGCCAAGGGATATAAGCCGGGCCCGGGAGCGGCGGCAGACGAGTTTTTCCAGGAAGACCGCGAGGCGTTTCTTGCGGCGAGGGAGACCGCCCTATCCCTTCTGCCGATTCCACGTGTCTTCGAGTCGTTTGTCTTCGGGCCTTCGGGAAGCGGGGTGGAGTATTGCTTCCAGACCGTCTCGCGGAGGCCGGACGGCGGCTTTGCGGTGCGATGGCGGAACCGGGAAAGCGGGGGGAACTGGATCGTGACCCTTTAAGGGAACGGCGAAGGGGTCCTAGCGAATCGTCTTCATCGCGCCAAGGAGCGCCCCGACCTCGTCGTCCGTCCCGACGGTGATCCGGAGGCAATCCGCGAGCCGCGGTGTGTCGAAGTACCGCACGAGGATCTTCCGGCGCTTCAGCGCCTCGTACACCGGTCGGGCCGATCCTCCCCGCGTGCGCCGGGCGAGGATGAAGTTGCTCCGCGACGGAAACGGCGTGAACCCCACTCCGGGAAGGGCCGACGCCAGGGCTTCGCGCGTTTTCCGGATCCTCGCCACGTTCCGTTCCATCCACCCGATGTCCGCGAGCGCGGTCGCCCCGGCGACGATCGACAAGCGACTCAAATTGTACGAGTCGCGCACCTTGTTCAGCCCCTCGACGATCCGCGGGTGGGCGAACCCGAGCCCGATTCGCATCCCCGCCAGGGAGAACGACTTGGAGAACGTCCGAAGGACGATCACATTCCGCCGTTCCCGGGCGAGCTCGAGAGCCGTCTCGTCCGCGAAGTCGGCGTACGCCTCGTCGACGACGAGCAGGCCGGGGACGGCGTCGGCAAGCTCCCCGAGTGCGCGGACCGGCACGGCGGTCCCCGAAGGCGAATTCGGGTTCGCGACGATCGTCACGCGCGCCTTTTTACGGGAAAGGCCCCTGGGAAGAGAGTAGTCGTCCGGGTACGGGACTCCCGCGAGTTTCCCCCCCTGGATGCGGACGAGAGCGTCGTAGAGCGTGTAGGTGGGCACGGGGCATGCGAGGAGATCCCCCTCGCCCACGAACGC
This Candidatus Deferrimicrobium sp. DNA region includes the following protein-coding sequences:
- the hisC gene encoding histidinol-phosphate transaminase; translated protein: MTVVVRRNVARMEGYVPGEQPRERGFIKLNTNENPYPPSPKVGKAILRELGEPLRLYPDPGATALRRQAALTYGFDLPFILAGNGSDDLLAMITRAFVGEGDLLACPVPTYTLYDALVRIQGGKLAGVPYPDDYSLPRGLSRKKARVTIVANPNSPSGTAVPVRALGELADAVPGLLVVDEAYADFADETALELARERRNVIVLRTFSKSFSLAGMRIGLGFAHPRIVEGLNKVRDSYNLSRLSIVAGATALADIGWMERNVARIRKTREALASALPGVGFTPFPSRSNFILARRTRGGSARPVYEALKRRKILVRYFDTPRLADCLRITVGTDDEVGALLGAMKTIR